The following is a genomic window from Crossiella equi.
CGGCCACGAGCACGAAGGTCAGGGCGATCCTGGGCACGATGGCGATGACTGCGATCTGCTCCACCCCTTGAGGGTAAGCGTCCTGATTGAGCGATCTGGCGGCTACCTCTCCGCAACTGTTGTGAGGTGTGCTGCACACATGTTCGTACGACTCACCACCGCCGGTGCTCTCACCGGTGCTCTCGTGCTCGGGCTCACCACCCCTGTGATCGCCGAAACCGCTGGTCAGCGGGTTCGGCTGGTGTCCGAGCAGGTGATCGGGAAGATCACCTTCCAAGGCACGACGGTGGGCGGGCTGTCCTCCATCGACTACGACCGCCGCACCGGCGAGTACGTGCTGATCTGCGACGACCGTTCCGAACGGCAGCCCGCGCGCTTCTACACGATGCGGCGCGGCGCGAACGGCTTCGAGCTCACCGGCACGCACCCGCTGCTCCGGAAGGACGGCTCGACCTACCCCTCGTTCTCGCTGGACACCCCGGACCCGGAGGAGCTGCGGATCGACCCGCGGACCGGGCAGTACTGGTGGACCAGCGAGGGCGACCGGCTGCCACCGCTGACCATCGACCCCTCGCTGCGGCGCGCGCAGCGGGACGGCTCGTACGCCGGGTCGGTCCCGGTGCCCGCGAACGTGCGGATGTCGCTGGCCGAGCGCGGGCCGCGCCGCAACGAGGCGCTGGAGAGCCTGGCCTTCGCGGCGGGCGGCTCGCTCGTGGTCACCGTCGTGGAGGGACCGCTGATCCAGGACGGCGTCTCGCCGACGCCGCAGGTCGGCGGGCTGAGCAGGATGTCCGTGCAGACCCGGTCCGGGCACCTGCTCTCCCAGTACGCCTACCCGGTGGACAAGGTCTTCGCCGAGCCGGTCCCGGCGGGCAGCTTCGCCAACAACGGCGTGGTGGCGATCCTGCCGGTGGAGGAGCAGGACGCCACCAGGTACCTGGTCATGGAGCGCTCGTTCGTCACCGGTGTGGGCAACTCCGTGCGCATCTACGAGATCAACACCTCCGGGGCCACCGACGTGAAGGACGTCGACTCGCTGGCCGGGCGGAAGGTGCGTCCGGTGCACAAGAAGCTGCTGGCTGACCTGGGCGGACTCGGCCTGTCCACTGTGGACAACGTGGAGGGGCTGACCTGGGGTCCGCGCCTGCCCTCCGGGGAGCGCAGCCTGGTGCTCGTCAGCGACGACAACTTCTCCGCCACGCAGGTCAGCCAGCTGATCACTCTCGCGGTGCGCTAGCCTTGACCCCGTGAGCACGGCCCACCTGCTTCTTAGCCAGCCGCGCTGACCCACCAGCGGTCCGCGCGGCAACCCCTCATGCCCATCCCGGGCTGAGGGGTTTTTGGTTGTCAGGGGCAGGCAAACACGACAGGACATGAACATGAGCACGGAACAGGACGCCGTACCGGCGCACCGTTACACCGCCGCCATGGCAGGCGAGATCGAGCGCCGCTGGCAGGACCGCTGGGAGGCCAGCGGCACCTTCCACGCACCGAACCCGGTCGGCTCGCTCGCGGGTGAGGGTGAGGTGCCCGCCGACAAGCTGTTCGTGCAGGACATGTTCCCGTACCCGTCCGGGGCCGGGCTGCACGTCGGGCACCCGCTGGGCTTCATCGGCACCGACGTCTTCGCCCGCTACCACCGCATGACCGGGCGCAACGTGCTGCACACGATGGGCTTCGACGCCTTCGGCCTGCCCGCCGAGCAGTACGCGGTGCAGACCGGGCAGCACCCCCGGAAGACCACCGAGGAGAACATCCAGACCTACCTGCGCCAGATCCGCAGGCTGGGGCTGGGCCACGACGAGCGCCGCCGCATCTCCACGATCGACCCGGGCTACTACAAGTGGACCCAGTGGATCTTCCTGAAGATCTACAACTCCTTCTACGACACCTCGGCGGGCAAGGCGCGCCCGATCAGCGAGCTGGAGGCCGAGTACGCCTCCGGTGCCCGGCCGCTGCCGGACGGCCGGAACTGGGCCGAGCTGAGCGCGGCCGAGCAGGGCAAGGTCGTGGACTCGCAGCGCCTGGCCTACCTGTCCGAGGCGCCGGTCAACTGGTGCCCCGGCCTGGGCACCGTGCTGGCCAACGAGGAGGTCACCGCGGACGGCCGCAGCGAGCGCGGCAACTTCCCGGTGTTCCGCCGCAACCTGCGCCAGTGGATGATGCGGATCACCGCGTACTCCGACCGCCTGGTCGACGACCTGGACCGCCTGGACTGGCCGGAGAAGGTCAAGTCCATGCAGCGCAACTGGATCGGCCGCTCGCACGGCGCCCGCGTCCGGTTCTCGGTCGGTGACCAGCACATCGAGGTGTTCACCACCCGGCCGGACACGCTGTTCGGCGCCACCTACATGGTGCTGGCGCCCGAACACCCGCTGGTCGACGTGATCGCCGCGCGCGAGTGGCCCGAGGGTGTCGACCCGCGCTGGACCGCCGGGGCGCCGACGCCGCTGGAGGCCATCAACACCTACCGCCTGGCCGCGGCCCGCAAGTCCGAGCTGGACCGGCAGGAGAACAAGGAGAAGACCGGCGTCTTCGTCGGCGTGCACGCGGTCAACCCGGTGAACGGCAAGCCGGTCCCGGTGTTCATCGCCGACTACGTGCTGATGGGCTACGGCACCGGCGCGATCATGGCCGTGCCCGGCCAGGACAGCCGCGACTGGGACTTCGCCACCGAGTTCGGCCTGCCGATCGTGCGCACGGTGCAGCCGTCGGAGGGCCATGAGGACGGTCCGTTCCTGGGCGACGGCCCGGCGATCAACTCGGAGTTCCTGAACGGCCTGGGCGTCGACGAGGCCAAGAAGACGATCATCGAGTGGCTGGCCGAGCGCGGGTTCGGCGAGGGCACCGTGCAGTACAAGCTGCGCGACTGGCTGTTCTCCCGCCAGCGCTACTGGGGCGAGCCGTTCCCGGTGGTCTACGACGCGGACGGGCGCGCGCACGCGCTGCCGGAGTCGATGCTGCCGATCGAGCTGCCCGAGGTCGACGACTACTCGCCGAAGACCTTCGACCCGGAGGACGCCAACTCCGAGCCGTCGCCGCCCCTGTCCCGCGCGGACGAGTGGGTCACCGTCGAGCTGGACCTGGGCGACGGCGTGAAGCCGTACCGGCGCGACACCAACACCATGCCGAACTGGGCCGGTTCCTGCTGGTACCAGCTGCGCTACGTCGACCCGGACAACGCCGAGCGCTTCGTCGACCCGGCCAACGAGGAGTACTGGCTGGGCCCGCGCCGGGCCGAGCACGGCGCGCAGGACCCGGGCGGTGTCGACCTGTACATCGGCGGCGTGGAGCACGCGGTGCTGCACCTGCTGTACTCGCGGTTCTGGCAGAAGGTGCTGTTCGACCTGGGCGAGGTCAGCTCGGACGAGCCGTACCGCAGGCTGTTCAACCAGGGCTACATCCAGGCCTACGCCTACACCGACGCGCGCGGCGCCTACGTCAACGCGGCCGAGGTGGAGGAGCGGGACGGCAAGTACTTCTGGCAGGACCAGGAGGTCAACCGCGAGTACGGCAAGATGGGCAAGAGCCTGAAGAACGTCGTCACCCCGGACGAGATGTGCGACAACTACGGGGCCGACACCTTCCGCCTGTACGAGATGTCCATGGGCCCCATGGAGCTGTCCCGCCCCTGGGCCACCAAGGACGTCGTGGGCGCGCAGCGCTTCCTGCAGCGACTGTGGCGCAACGTGGTCGACGAGAACACCGGCGAGCTGCGGGTCACCGACGAGGCCCCGGATGAGGCCACGCTGCGCCTGGTGCACAAGACCATCGCGGGCGTCCGCGAGGACTACGAGAACATGCGGTACAACACCGCGGCGGCCAAGCTGATCGAGCTGAACAACCACCTGACCAAGGAGTTCGGCACCACCGCGGGCACCCCGCGCGCGGCGGCCGAGCCCCTGGTCCTGATGCTGGCCCCGCTGTGCCCGCACCTGGCCGAGGAGCTGTGGACCAAGCTGGGCGGGGAGGCCTCCCTGGCCCACGGCCCGTTCCCGGTCGAGGACGAGCAGTACCTGGTCGAGGACACCGTCGAGTACCCGGTCCAGGTCAACGGCAAGCTGCGGTCCAAGGTCGTCGTCGCCGCCTCCGCGGGCCAGGACGAGATCAAGGCCGCCGTGCTGTCGGACGAGAAGATCACCGCCCTGCTGGACGGCGGCACCCCGCGCAAGGTCATCGTGGTGCCCGGCCGGCTGGTGAACCTGGTCGTCTAGGACGGTCGTGAACGTGCGGGGCCCGCGGGTGGTGACCACCCGCGGGCCCCGCGCCGTTCAGGGGCCTTCCTGCACCAGGCTGATCTCCCGGGCCAGTTCGGTGATCATCGACTCGAACAGCGTCTCCGCGTTGGTCAGGGCGAAGGGGAAGCGGCCGAAGACCTCCAGGGCCACGTGGCCGTAGAGGCGGACCCAGACCTTGAAGATCAGGTGGACCGTGGACAGTCCCAGGCGGTCCTCGGGCAGGGTGATGCCGTTGTCCGCCAGGGAGCGGAGGAGGTCGTCGCGGTAGCCGCGCAGGTCGGCTTCCAGGGCTTCCGGGACCTCGCCGGTGCCCGCGGCCAGGGTGGTGTTCTCGGCCAGCATCTTGCCCGCGACGTTGAGGAAGACCTTGCCGAACTGGTCCTCACCCAGGGTCTTGCGGCCGCCGCGCTCGCTGTTGTTGACCGCTTGCTCCGGGCTGGCGAAGACCAGGGTGAACTCCTGGGGGTGGGCCAGGGACCAGTGGCGGAAGGCGCGGAAGATGGCGAAGACCTGGCCCAGCATGTCGCCCGGTTCGACCGCCGCCAGGCGCGGCTGGATGTAGTCGGCCATGTCCGTGCAGATGTCCTCGCACAGCTGGCGCAGCAGGTCCTCGCGCGAGTCGTAGTAGCGGTACAGCGCCGGGGCGGTGATGCCCAGCTCGCGGGCGATCGCGCGCAGGGTCACCGAGTCGCGCCCGTGTCCCACTAGCAGGCGACGGGCCGTGGCGCGGATGTCTCGCTCTGTGTGAGCACGGAGCCGTTCGCGCCGGGTGGCCTCCGTCATAGTTCACCCCTTCGGGTTGTAAACACTGTTCACTCTCGCCTAGGTTAAAGGGCGGCTAGTTAACACCGTTTACTGATCTGTCGTTCCAGAGCACCGTAGCCGCTGGCTACGCCTGCCGACCAGTTCGCCGGAGGACCGGAGATGTTCGTTTCCTGGGGATCGGTGGTGCACCGCCGCCGCTGGGTGGTGCTGGTCGCCGCCCTCCTGCTGACCGTGCTCGGAGGCGCCTGGGGCAGCGGGGTCTTCGACAAGCTCACCCAGGGTGGCTACGAGGACCCGAACAGCCAGGCGATCACCGCGGTCAAGACCATGGACGCCGCGCTCGGGCGCCAGTCCGGCGACGTCGTGGTGATCTACGAGGCCCCGGCCGGCGGCACGATCGACGACCCGGCGCTCGGGCAGAAGATCAACGCCAAGCTCGCCGAGCTGCCCAGCTCCGAGGTGAGCAAGGTCGTCTCCTACTGGATGATCCCGGACCCGCAGATGCGGGCCGCGTTCGCCGACAAGGAGCACAAGAAGGGCCTCGCGGTGATCACCATGACCGCGGGTGACGACTCCAACAAGGCGATCCAGTCCTACGAGAAGATCAAGGACAAGTTCGCCGTCGACGGCGTGACGAGCCAGGTGGGCGGCCTCGCGCCGACCGGCGCGGAGATCAACGACATCTCCCAGCGGGACCTGCTCAGCGCCGAGCTCGTGGCGCTGCCGATCACCCTGATCCTGCTCGTGCTGATCTTCGGCGGCCTGGTCGCCGCCTCGCTGCCGGTGCTCGTGGGCGGTCTGTCCATCCTCGGCGCGCTCGGTGTGCTGAACGTGTTGACCAACTTCGTCGACGTGAACACCTTCGCGGTCAACGTGGCCAGCCTGCTTGGCCTCGGCATGGCCATCGACTACGGCCTGTTCATGGTCGGCCGCTTCCGCGAGGAGCTGGCGGCGGGCCGCGAGCCGAACGAGGCCGTGCGCCGCACCGTCGCCACCGCGGGCCGCACCGTCGCGTTCTCGGCGACGCTGCTGGTCATCGCCCTGGCCGGGCTGTTGCTGTTCCCGCAGGGCTTCCTGCGCTCGGTCAGCTACGGCGGCATGGCCTCGGTCGCGGTCGCCGCGCTGGTCTCGCTGACGCTGCTGCCCGCGCTGCTCGCCGTGCTCGGCCGCCGGGTGGACAAGCTGGGCTTGCCGTGGCGCAAGGGCAAGACGAAGACCGCGGACGAGGAGGGCAAGGGCTGGCGGAAGCTGGCGCTCGCCGTCATGAAGCGGCCGGTCGTCGTCTCAGTGCCGATCATCGCGGTGCTCGTGCTGCTCGGCTCGCCGTTCCTCGGCGCCAGCTTCGGCGAGGTCACCGAGAAGGTGCTGCCCGAGGGCAACCAGATCCGGGTCACCACCGAGACGCTCAACAAGGACTTCCCGTCGGTCAGCAAGGACGCCGCGCAGATCGTGCTGCAGGGCAAGGACGGCCAAGCCCCGAGCCAAGCGGCCGTGCAGCAGTTCATCGGGGACGTCGGCAAGGTCGACGGCGTCACCAACGTGCAGCCCTCCGGCGCGGCCAAGGACGTCGTGGGGCTGACCGCGAAGCTGCCCGGCGACGTGCTCGGCCAGGACGCCAAGGACGCGGTGAAGAAGATCCGCGCCCTGACCCCGCCCGACGGCACCCAGGTGCTGGTCGGCGGCATCAGCGCCCGCGTCTCGGACAGCCTGGACGCGATCGCGGACGGCCTGCCCTGGATGATCCTGGTCATCGTCGGCGCGACCCTGGTGCTGATGTTCCTCGCCTTCGGCTCGGTGCTGCTGCCGGTCAAGGCCGTGGTGATGAGCGCGCTCAGCCTCTCCGCCACCTTCGGCGTCCTGACCTGGGTGTTCCAGGACGGGCACGGCGCGAGCCTGCTCGGCGTCTCGCCCGGGCCGCTGGAGGCGGGCATCGTGGTGCTGATGGCCGCGCTGGTGTTCGGCCTGTCCACCGACTACGAGGTCTTCCTCATGTCCCGCATGGTCGAGGCCAGGGCCAAGGGCGCGAGCAGCGAGGAGGCGGTGGCCACCGGACTGGTGCGCACCGGCCGGGTGATCAGCTCGGCGGCGATCCTGCTCATCATGGTGACCGGTGCCTTCGCCTTCGCCGACATCGCGATCATGCGCTTCGTCGGGGTCGGCATGATCCTGGCGCTGGCCCTGGACGCCACCGTGGTGCGCATGCTGCTGGTGCCCGCCGTGCTCAAGCTGCTCGGCAACGCCGCCTGGTGGGCCCCCGGCCCGCTGCGCAGGCTGCAGCAGCGGGTGGGCATCCACGAGGGCGAGGACGTCGAGGAGGACGCGCCCAAGTCCCGGGAGCCCCAGCCCGTCGGCTGATCGTGATTCACGTGAAACAGCTGCGCTAACGGAACAACGACGACCCCAACGGCCGGTCCGGTGAGAACCCGGGCAGCACCAGGAAGGTGCCGGAGGCCGTTGGGGTCGCGTACTTCATCAGCGCGTCGCCCTCGTCCAGCCGGTGCTGCGTGGCCACGAACGTCCGCAGGTCCCGCTGAAAGCTGATGAACAGCAGGCCGCGGTCCTCCGGGCCGTCGTCGTAGCTGTACGAGCGGCGCAGCATCAGCCCGGAGCCCGAGGTCAGCGGGTGCGCGCGCCGCACGTGCGAGTCGGCGGGCACCAGGTACTCCCCGTCCGCGGACTTCGCGGTGAGGTCGACCTCGGCGTCCGGGCCGCCGCCGGACAGCGGCTCGGAGGTGTCCCGGCGCCTGCCGAACACCTCCTCCTGCCGGGCCAGTGGCTGGGCCAGGAAGCCGGGCACGTCCAGCCGCAGGCGCCGCACGACCGCGATGGTCGCGCCGCTGTCCAGCCAGACCTCCTCGTTGAGCTCCTTGTCCCCGCGCGGCACCACGATGCCGTCGGTGAAGCCGAAGATGTTGCGGGCCGCGCCGTCCGGGCGGGCCGCGCCCCGGAACGCGGTCTGCCGCCAGCGCGAGCGCAGGTCCAGGCCGCGCAGCAGCTCGGTGACCGCGAGCGAGACCACCATCGGGTCGGTCGCGCAGACCTGGAGCAGCAGCTCACCGCCCCGGTGCTCGTCCTTGACCTGCTCCCGCGCGAACCGGGGCAGGTCGGCGCTGCCAGGCAGGTCCTTGCCCAGGCCCGCGACGACCTTCGGGCCGATGCCCACCGTGACGGTCAGGTCGCCCGGCTCCAGCCCGGCCAGCGCGGGGCTGACCGCGGTGCTCTCCTCCGGTACCCGGGGGGCCGGGGCAGGGCCGGTGTGCGGGGCCGCGGTGGCCACCGGGTCGGCCGGTTCGCCGCTCGGGCCGGGCGGCAGCAGCGCGTCCGGGCCCCGCACCCCGGCCTGCGGGCGCGGGGCGGCGCCGGTCAGCGCGGTGATCCGCTCGCCGAGGGTGTGCAGCAGCTCGGGCCAGTCCGCGCCCGGGGCGTCCCACACCGACAGGTCGCAGTGGCGCTGCGCGGTGGCGGGGCTGGCGACGCCCGCCTGGTGCACGCCGTGCACGAGCGGGCGGGGGTCCGGTTCGGGGCTCGGACCGCGGTCCGGCGGGCGGCACCCGGCGGCGAGCAGACCGGTGGCGCCGAGGCCGAGCAGCAGGCCTCGGCGGGACAGCGGGAGCGTCACGGTGCGCATTGTCCCGCCACGCGACGGCCACTCCCGGTGAGCGCGCGGCAATGTCGCCCGACCGTGGTCCACCTTCGGGTGAGCCTGCGGCGGTAAGGGGATTTCCGGTCTCGCGCGCCCCTAGGATTCCTGCGCTGTGCGAGCCGTAATCCAGCGCGCCGCCGGTCTGCTCGCGGTTCTCGTGCTCGGCTCCGGATGTGCCACTGCCACCTCCGAGGAAAGCCCGGTCCGCCCGGCCACCGACGGCCCGACCACCATCCGGGTGCCCCAGGACGCGCCCACGATCCAGGCTGCCGTCGACTCGGCGCGCGCCGGTGACCTCGTCCTGGTCTCCCCCGGCGTCTACCGCGAGTCCGTGCAGGTCAAGCGGCCCAACGTGGTGCTGCGCGGCACCGAGCGGAACACCGTGGTGATCGACGGCGAGGTGCGCCGGGCCAACGGGATCACGGTGACCGCGCCGGGCGTGGCGGTGGAGAACCTGACCGTGCGCAACCACACCCTCAACGGCGTGCTGGTCACCGGCATGTCCGACGTGAACGGCGGCGTGGCGCGCGGCAGCACCGGCTACCGGCGGCTGGACACCACAACCTTCCCGCCGCTCCAGGGCTTCCGCGTCTCCTACGTGACGGCCAGCAACAACGCCCTGTACGGCATCTACGCCTTCGACGCCCGGCACGGCGTGATCGAGCACAACTACGCCTCCGGCAGCGCGGACTCCGGCATCTACGTCGGCCAGTGCAAGCCCTGCCACATCGTGGTGCGGGACAACGTGATGGAGCGCAACGCGGTCGGCTACGAGGGCGCCAACTCCTCCACCGCGATGTACGTGCTGCGCAACCGCATCGTGGCCAACCGGGTCGGCCTGACCTCCAACTCCGACTACCAGGAGGCACTGGTCCCGCAGGAGGACGCGGTGTTCCTGGGCAACCTGGTCGGCGGCAACGCCGAGCCCGCCTCCCCCGCGCAGGCCGACGGTGGCTTCGGCATCGGCGTGGGCATCGCGGGCGGGGCCCGGAACCTGGTCTCGCGCAACCGGATCCTCGGGCACCCGGCGGCCGGGCTGGTGCTGACCTCCAGCGAGGACCTGCCGCCGCTGGGCAACCGGGTCGAGGGCAACGTGCTCACCGGCAACGGCGTGGACGTGGCCTACGCCGCCTCCGCCCGCGCGCCCGGGGCGGGCAACTGCCTGCGGGACAACACCCTTTCCGCCACCCAGCCCGCGCGGCTGGACCACTCGATGGCCTGCCCGCAGCCGGGCACCCCGCTGGCCGGTGTGCCCGCCCCCCGGGTGCCCGCGCCCAGGGGCATCTCCTTCCGCACGGTCGCGGCGCCGCCGCACCTGCCCAACCTCCCCTCGGCGGAGAGCGCGCCTCCGGCGCCCGTGCCCGCCGAGCTCGGTCCCGTCGACACCGACCGGATCGGGGTCCCCGACACCGCGTACCTCGCTGACTGCTCTGGAGTCCGACTGTGAAACCCCGCCGGGTTCGGCTGGTGGCCGCCATCATCGTGTTCGCGCTGATCCTCGTGCCGGTGGTGAGCGTGCTGATGAGCTGCGCCCGTCCCGACGCGATGCCGCGCGAGCTGAACACGACGGAGGCCGAGCGCCTGGCGCTGGTGCGCTTCGTCAACTACGAGTCCCGCACGGCCTCGGTGACCGCCTCGGTGCCCAGCTCGGCGGGCAAGCTCGTGCTGGACGGACGTGTGGACTTCGTCGAGCACGTCGGCTACATGACCATGCGCACCGAGGGCCGCACCGACGCGGGCTCGGCCGGGCTGCTCCAGTGGAACCCGAAGAAGCTGGCCTTCCGCCAGGGCACCGGCCAGCAGGCGGTCGACCCGGCGCCGGACGCGGACTGGGCGCTGCGGCCGCTGGGCCGGGCGGGCTCGGACCTGGACACCGCGCTGATGCTGCTGGTCAACTTGGCGCAGGACCGCCCGGACAACGCGCAGCTGTTGCAGCAGAGCAGCGCCCGGTGGCTGCGTGAGGACAAGGTCGGCGACACCCGAGTGGACGTGTTCGAGGGCCCGCAGAAGCCGGGCCAGGACGCCGCGGGCCGCCTGCGCTACTGGGTCGGCGGGGACGGCAGGCTGCACCGGCTGGAGGCCCGCATCGGTGCCCGCGAGGAGGTCGCGGTGATCGACTTCCGCCAAGGCGCGGCCCCGATCACGCCCATCCCGGCGATCCGGGCTTGACCCTGACGCGGCGTCAGGTCCTACCGTCGGCTCCGTGAACGGGGAGAACGCTCGCTGGAGCGTCGGAGAGCTGGCGCGGTCGACTGGGCTGACGGTCCGCACGCTGCACCACTACGACCAGATCGGGCTGGTGGTGCCGAGCGAGCGGACCTCGGCCGGGCACCGCCGCTACACCCCGGCCGACCTGCGCCGCCTGTACCGGGTGCGCGCGCTGCGCTCCTTCGGGCTCTCGCTGGAGGACATCGGCGGCACGCTCGCCGGGGCGGCCGACGACCCGGCCGTGCTCCGCGAGGTGCTGGCCGACCAGTTGGGCCAGCTCGACGCCCGGGTGCGCGAGGCCGAACGCCTGCGCGACCAGGTGCGCTCGATGCTGGACGTGCTGGACGGTGCGGCCACCCCGGCCGCCGAGGACTTCCTGCAGATCCTGGAGCAGATGACCATGTTCGAGAGCTACTACACACCGGAGCAGCTGGACCAGCTGGCGCGGCGGCGGGCGGAGATCGGCGAGGAGAGCATCCGGGCGGCCGAGGCCGAGTGGCCGAGGCTGTTCGCCGAGGCGGAGGCACTGGTCGCGGGCGGTGCGTCGCCGGTCGACCCGCGTGCGGTGCGCCTGGTGGCCCGGATGGACGAGCTGATCGAGGCCTTCCACGGCGGTGACGAGGGCATCAAGGCCGCCTACTGCGCGATGTGGGCGGAGCAGGGTGAGCGGCTGCGCGCGCAGCGGGGCGGGCCCTCCGACGAGGCGATGGCCTTCATCGACGCGGTCCGGGCCGCCCGCGCCTGAGGGCAACCGGTGGGGACAGCTGTGGACAACTGGGGACCAGTTGTGGAGAACCATGTTCGAAGCTTGCTCCCGCCGAGTGAATATTGCTGCCCTGACCAGCAAAAAGCGGTTATCCACAGAACCGTCGCGCCCACTTTGTAACGTGGACTGAGTAGTCACACGGATCCACAAAAGCTGTGTCCGGGCCCACCCTGTGTGGCATGACCTCATCTCAGGTGCTCCGGGTGGCCCAGGAACTGCGGGACATGGGCCTGCGGCTGCAGGCGCTGGACGCGGAGCTGAGGGCTGCCACCGACGAGGGACCGGCCCAGGGCGAGACGGCGCAGGCTCCGGCCGGGATGGCCACTCCGGTGCCGTCCGTGCCGCTGCCGCTGCCGGTGGCCCCGCCGCCGGTGCCGGTGCAGTTCACGGGCCCCTCGCAGTTCCCGGGCCCAGTGCCGACCACGGGCCCAGTGCCGACCACGGGCCCAGCGCCGGTCGTGGGGCCGCCCGCGCCGCCGCCCGGCTGGGCGCCGTGGCAGCCGCCCCCGCCGCCGGACCCCGAGGCCCGGCAGCGGCGCAACAGCCGGATCGTGGCCTGGGTCGGTGGTGCGGTCACGCTGCTCGGCATCGTGCTGCTGCTGGCCCTGGCCGTGCAGCGCGGGTACTTCGGCCCGGGCTGGCGCGTGCTCGGCGGGGCCGCGCTGGGCCTCGGGCTGATCGGCGGGTCGCTGCGCGTGCACGCCCGGCCCGGCGGCCTGACCACGGCCTACGCCCTGGCCGCGACCGGGTTCGCCACGCTGTTCCTGGACATCCTCGCGGCCACCTCGCT
Proteins encoded in this region:
- a CDS encoding MerR family transcriptional regulator — its product is MNGENARWSVGELARSTGLTVRTLHHYDQIGLVVPSERTSAGHRRYTPADLRRLYRVRALRSFGLSLEDIGGTLAGAADDPAVLREVLADQLGQLDARVREAERLRDQVRSMLDVLDGAATPAAEDFLQILEQMTMFESYYTPEQLDQLARRRAEIGEESIRAAEAEWPRLFAEAEALVAGGASPVDPRAVRLVARMDELIEAFHGGDEGIKAAYCAMWAEQGERLRAQRGGPSDEAMAFIDAVRAARA